From the Halalkalicoccus sp. CGA53 genome, one window contains:
- a CDS encoding YhjD/YihY/BrkB family envelope integrity protein, translated as MSASPRELLPLAKAVVTGIKEENVTFMAGSIAYQAFVSLIPLLVLVFFLVSVVGDDGLAATVTATTRGFLPESGNDLLEDAIAGSVATTGASAIGLVTLLWGSLKIFRGLDTAFSEIYDSTAENSFVEQLRDALVVFVAIGLALVAAAVASTAFAFFPDSALLGLVNPLLLAVGLSIAFAPMYYYFPDVDVTVREILPGVVVAAVGWAALQALFQVYVSVAADSESAGAIGAVLLLLTWLYFGGLVLLVGAVVNAANGGRLPAVSDRSESGSEVDTELDGVEEEESRADESARGSLDTGGPTRPTTPTPRELAPAAGPPAAERTRRRELTDRVDRLEMDNARLQAENDRLRRALEGRRGPRWRRLLGWISDRVPVVRTSR; from the coding sequence GTGAGCGCCAGCCCCAGAGAGCTACTCCCGCTCGCGAAGGCGGTCGTGACCGGGATCAAGGAGGAGAACGTCACGTTCATGGCCGGGAGCATCGCCTACCAGGCGTTCGTCTCGCTGATACCGTTGCTCGTGCTCGTCTTCTTCCTCGTTTCGGTCGTCGGCGACGACGGGTTGGCCGCGACGGTCACGGCCACGACACGGGGTTTCCTTCCGGAGAGTGGGAACGACCTCCTCGAGGACGCGATCGCCGGCTCCGTCGCGACGACCGGTGCCTCGGCGATCGGTCTGGTGACGCTGCTGTGGGGCTCGCTCAAGATCTTCCGTGGCCTCGACACCGCGTTCTCCGAGATCTACGACTCGACGGCCGAGAACTCGTTCGTCGAGCAGCTCCGGGACGCGCTGGTCGTGTTCGTCGCGATCGGACTCGCGCTCGTCGCGGCGGCGGTCGCGAGCACCGCGTTCGCGTTCTTCCCGGACAGCGCCCTCCTCGGCCTGGTGAACCCGCTGCTGCTCGCGGTCGGACTCTCGATCGCCTTCGCCCCGATGTACTACTACTTCCCGGACGTCGACGTCACCGTGCGAGAGATCCTGCCGGGGGTGGTCGTGGCGGCCGTCGGCTGGGCCGCCCTCCAGGCGCTCTTTCAGGTGTACGTCTCGGTCGCGGCCGACTCGGAGTCCGCCGGCGCGATCGGGGCCGTACTCCTGCTTCTCACGTGGCTCTACTTCGGTGGGCTGGTACTGCTGGTCGGGGCGGTCGTGAACGCCGCCAACGGCGGTCGGCTGCCCGCGGTCTCCGACCGTTCGGAAAGCGGGTCCGAGGTGGATACGGAACTAGACGGAGTGGAGGAGGAGGAATCGAGAGCCGACGAGAGCGCTCGGGGGAGCCTCGACACCGGCGGGCCGACTCGACCCACCACACCCACGCCGCGCGAACTCGCTCCCGCGGCGGGTCCCCCCGCCGCGGAGCGGACGCGGCGACGGGAGCTGACGGACCGGGTGGACCGCCTCGAGATGGATAACGCACGCCTGCAGGCGGAGAACGACCGTCTTCGACGGGCTCTCGAGGGACGACGGGGCCCGAGGTGGCGGCGACTGCTCGGCTGGATCTCGGATCGCGTGCCCGTCGTCCGCACCTCACGGTAG